The Saprospiraceae bacterium genome contains the following window.
CCGCACCAAAATCGATGATTTCCCTGTGGGACGATTGCATAAGATGACTTATAAACTTGATCTTGCGGCAAACCTTTGCTATAAAACTTTAAACACTCCCCCTTTAAAGAAAATAATGGAAGCCAATTAAAATAAGGATTATTTATCAAACGATGTCCTTCACAAAAAACAACTGCTTTGTTAACTTTGATCGTATTACAAATAATAAATTGTTCTTTAATTTGAATTGTACTGTAATCAAATAAATCATGAATCAATTTATCTTCTTGCTTAAATATTTCAATCCATCTGGGCAATAGTTTTTCAACATCTAAACGATATGCTTTTTTGATTTTTCCATAAACCCCCGATCCTGTTTTTTTATAACCTTCGATTTTATTTGTATCTAATGATCCCATATATTCTATATAGTCTGGATCATTTGTTCTGCTTAGCCATTGATTTTCATCTTCAGCAGAGTGCAAAGTCTCTACCAATTGAATTTCTGAAAAAAATTCAAGTTGAAGTCTTTTTTCCAGGTCTTTATAAAATGTACGAAAGCTTGCTTCAATTTCATTAAAATTCCAGGATTTGACAAATCGTTTCCCTGTAACGGGATTGATTAATCCTGAACTAACAATACTAGCAGCACCAGGTAATTGCTTGTCAATTATAAGAAAGGATTTGGTTTCAGCATTCAAACATTCCGCAACACATAAACCCGCAATTCCACTTCCTACGATTAAATAATCTATTTCTTGCATACACTAAAACCGTTCTTTTAAAGGCAAGGATTTGCGCACTAATTCATATGAATCATTAATAAGTTCGATTAAAAATTTATCTGAAAGTCTGGATTCAAAATTTACGGTGTTCCAATGTTTTTATTCATGTGAAAGCCCGGTTGAATTTCATCATACTGTTCACGAATTTGTAGTGCCTTTTCGGGATCTGATTTCAAATTGACTTTAAATGTATCATCATTCAAATTGGTAATCGCAAATATTTTACCTTTAAGTTTTAGAACCAAAGCATCCGGTCCGAACGGAAAGTCTTCTTCAACAAAATCTAAAGCCAGACAATAGTTTCTGAAATATTCAATATTCACACGGTAAAATTAAATAAAGATGCGATCTTTACACTATGTTTAATTTTGGATTTCGTTATATTGTATCAATTGCGCTAGCTATATTTCAATTTGAAATCGGCATTGCACAATTTAAGCAAATTTCAATTTTTCCGAATGATACATCCTTTGTTTTAATCAACAAACTGGTTCAGGAATATAAACCTGCAACTGTTCTTGATTATTCAAATGCCCGGTTAAAAATGTATCAGGAAATTTACAATGTTCATGACTCTGTTTCCTGTGTATATACAAATCACACCTTATACTTGAGTCCGGCATCCTCTGATCCCATTGGTTATTTATCTAAAAATGGAAATGCTAATGGCATCAATTGTGAACACACGTTTCCTCAAAGCAAAGGTGCTGATAATGGAAATGCCCGATCTGATATGCACCATTTATATCCTGCACGTGCAGCAGTCA
Protein-coding sequences here:
- a CDS encoding FAD-binding oxidoreductase, translating into MQEIDYLIVGSGIAGLCVAECLNAETKSFLIIDKQLPGAASIVSSGLINPVTGKRFVKSWNFNEIEASFRTFYKDLEKRLQLEFFSEIQLVETLHSAEDENQWLSRTNDPDYIEYMGSLDTNKIEGYKKTGSGVYGKIKKAYRLDVEKLLPRWIEIFKQEDKLIHDLFDYSTIQIKEQFIICNTIKVNKAVVFCEGHRLINNPYFNWLPLFSLKGECLKFYSKGLPQDQVYKSSYAIVPQGNHRFWCGSNFGLDDLDSACTSKEMTNQWDFVKGHIEADVKLIDHYAGIRPAIRDRRPVLGCHPENSKLVVFGGLGTKGFSIAPYCGLALKEHLISSKPLPKSIQISRFLKKYYQNQPESK